In Camelus ferus isolate YT-003-E chromosome 5, BCGSAC_Cfer_1.0, whole genome shotgun sequence, one genomic interval encodes:
- the C5H2orf66 gene encoding uncharacterized protein C2orf66 homolog: MFPLSLFYFCPPFPLSLSFNLSLFLVINISLILRFTQFHFTMPRAFLLLCVSLVFLGLVHGAILRNKEKWKPLNNPRNWDLFFRTLQAYFKGRDLDLGRFSNTFSMSENPRPLSFQSELIASAFADFEEQKNSFPN; encoded by the exons atgtttcctctttctcttttctacttttgtcctcccttccctctctctctctccttcaatctTTCCCTCTTTCTGGTCATCAACATTTCCCTGATCCTTCGTTTTACTCAGTTTCATTTCACCATGCCCAGAGCATTCCTGCTGCTGTGTGTTTCCCTGGTGTTCCTTGGGCTTGTGCATGGAGCTattttgagaaacaaagaaaaatggaagccACTCAACAATCCTAGGAACTGGGATCTG tttttcAGAACCCTTCAAGCATATTTTAAGGGAAGAGATCTTGATCTTGGgagattttcaaatactttttccatGAGTGAGAATCCCAGACCTCTCTCTTTCCAGTCAGAACTTATTGCTTCTGCATTTGCAGattttgaggaacagaaaaacTCCTTCCCCAATTAA